The Microbacterium oleivorans genome contains the following window.
TGCACGACGTGCTCGACGATCGTCGCCTTGTCGTTCAACACCAGGAGGAGTGCCCGGCGGAACGACACCACGGCGAGGGGTTCATACCCGGCGTTCAGTACCAGAGTGCGCATCTTGTGTCCTCACGAACTGCCCTGACGGCTTCAGCGGATGTTCGATGATCGACGTCGCGCACTCCGTGCGGGCAGGTCCCGCGAGGGTGCGAGCACGAAAAAAGGCGCCGTCATGAAGACAGCGCCTTGATCGGCGGCCGGGGCCGCAGTGGTGCACACGATGCCGCAGGACATAGCGACCGATCGCATTCACGGTTCGAATGCTTGGTCCTCGTCCCATCGGCTCCCCCTCGGCGTGCGCGAGCGTCGCGTTCAGGGTAGTACACACCCGTGCCCGTGAAGGTCGCCGGAAGGTGAACGGATGATGCGTGTCGTCAGCCCGCGTTGGCGACGAGCCACGACTCGGCGTTCATGTACGTGCCGTCGATCACGATCTCGAGGTGCAGGTGCGTGCCGAAGGCCCGGCCGGTGTCGCCGACCTGGCCGAGGAGCTGCCCCGCTGAGACGGTGTCGCCGACCTGGACGGCGCGAGTGCCCCAGTCCATGTGCGCGTACAGGCTCGTGACGTTGGTGCCGTTGATGTTGTGGGCGACCTTGACGTAGACGCCCCAGCCCGGACCGCTCTCGCTCGAGGCGACGACGGTGCCGTCGGCGACCGAGTAGATCGGGGTGCCGCGGTCGGCCATGTAGTCGGTGCCCCGGTGGCCGGCATAGGGGGTGCCGAAGTTGTTGAACGACATCAGCGGGCGCCGCACGAGTCCCGAACCGGGAGCCACGAGCGGAACGGACTGGCTGTACGACGCGGTCGAGCTGCTGGCCGAGATGCGGTTGGCCAGAGCCTCGGCGGCGGCCTTGGCAGCGGCCTCCTCGTCCTTCTTCTTCTGGATCTCCTCAGGCGTGGTCGCCGTGAAGCCGCTGCGATCGAGGGCGGCGGGAGAGGCCTCGGAGGCGACGACGATCGACTGCGCGTTGTCGGCTGCCACCTGCTGCAGCGTCATCGCGTCCGCCGAGGTCGCGCGGACCGCGGCGAAGGCCGGGATGGCGACGGTGGCCACGAGACCCACGACGGCGGCGACAGTGAGGCCGCTGCGGACGGGATGGACCTTCCGACGGCGACGGGCGGCACGGTTCTGGGCGGTCGCGAGTTCTCGGTTCTGCTTCTTCGCCACCGGGAATCGCAGTCGGGATCGCAGGGCGCTACCGGTGCGGTCGGGATTCGTCGCGTCGACGTCGGGTACGTCCGCCGACGAA
Protein-coding sequences here:
- a CDS encoding M23 family metallopeptidase — translated: MAEHKDSSADVPDVDATNPDRTGSALRSRLRFPVAKKQNRELATAQNRAARRRRKVHPVRSGLTVAAVVGLVATVAIPAFAAVRATSADAMTLQQVAADNAQSIVVASEASPAALDRSGFTATTPEEIQKKKDEEAAAKAAAEALANRISASSSTASYSQSVPLVAPGSGLVRRPLMSFNNFGTPYAGHRGTDYMADRGTPIYSVADGTVVASSESGPGWGVYVKVAHNINGTNVTSLYAHMDWGTRAVQVGDTVSAGQLLGQVGDTGRAFGTHLHLEIVIDGTYMNAESWLVANAG